A single Pedobacter sp. PACM 27299 DNA region contains:
- a CDS encoding OmpH family outer membrane protein, whose product MKRSTLKLGSIATAVALVSVMASCQNKENAGTTTAPKSESATVTSAEKIVYVNSDSLLTKYQYFKDLKTKLDAKSKTAQTDLASKQQAFQREVTQYQQQQNTLPADQRAATEERLARKQQELQSYSQNAGAALQNEQATENEKLYDKVAEYLKTYAKGKGFKMVLTYSKGNSAILFADESLDVTSEVIVGLNEAYSKDKK is encoded by the coding sequence ATGAAAAGATCAACATTAAAACTTGGCAGCATTGCTACTGCAGTTGCATTAGTTTCCGTAATGGCTTCTTGCCAGAACAAAGAAAACGCAGGGACTACTACTGCTCCGAAATCTGAGTCGGCCACAGTAACAAGCGCAGAGAAAATCGTCTATGTAAATTCTGATTCCCTGTTAACAAAATATCAGTATTTCAAAGACTTAAAAACTAAACTTGACGCGAAGTCGAAAACAGCACAAACAGATCTTGCTTCTAAACAACAAGCTTTCCAACGTGAAGTAACTCAATATCAGCAACAACAAAACACCTTACCTGCTGATCAAAGAGCTGCTACTGAAGAAAGATTAGCACGTAAACAACAAGAATTACAGTCTTATTCTCAAAATGCAGGTGCTGCACTTCAAAATGAGCAAGCTACTGAGAATGAAAAATTATATGATAAGGTTGCAGAATATTTGAAAACTTATGCCAAAGGAAAAGGTTTCAAAATGGTATTGACCTATTCAAAAGGCAACAGTGCTATTTTATTTGCTGACGAATCTTTAGATGTAACCAGCGAAGTAATCGTAGGATTAAACGAAGCTTATTCAAAAGACAAAAAATAA
- a CDS encoding nucleoside deaminase yields MDVTKQQHEKFMRMAIGLSEKNVTEELGGPFGAVVVKEGKVIAKSGNRVTSTNDPTAHAEVSAIRIACKKLKTFDLTGCVIYTSCEPCPMCLSAVYWSRINTIYYANTKVDAANIGFDDQFIYEELEKPMTERSLPIQQMLRDEALQAFKLWEQSSRRVTY; encoded by the coding sequence ATGGACGTTACAAAGCAGCAGCACGAAAAGTTTATGAGAATGGCCATCGGCCTTTCAGAGAAGAATGTGACCGAAGAATTAGGTGGCCCCTTTGGTGCTGTAGTGGTAAAAGAGGGGAAAGTGATCGCGAAAAGCGGTAACAGGGTCACCAGTACCAATGACCCGACAGCCCATGCAGAAGTATCAGCTATTAGAATTGCCTGCAAGAAACTGAAAACTTTTGACCTGACAGGATGTGTAATTTATACCAGCTGTGAACCCTGTCCAATGTGCCTGAGTGCTGTTTATTGGTCAAGAATCAATACCATTTATTACGCCAACACAAAAGTAGATGCAGCAAATATTGGCTTTGATGATCAATTCATTTATGAAGAATTGGAAAAACCAATGACGGAACGCAGTCTACCTATCCAGCAAATGCTAAGAGACGAAGCCCTCCAGGCTTTTAAACTTTGGGAGCAGTCTTCTAGGAGAGTTACTTATTAA